From the genome of Branchiostoma floridae strain S238N-H82 chromosome 8, Bfl_VNyyK, whole genome shotgun sequence:
AGGGAACTGCTTTGAAGTAAACGCCGAGGGCAGTCCAGGATAATCCTATGTTGTGAAGTGCCGCAGCAATTGATgaatgtgccgtgttgtctccatagatagttttcgcCATCTTTAGTGACTGTTCGAAGTAACTAATTGCTTTAATCTGCTCGCCTAGTTTGTGCAAGGATAACCCCATGTTAAGAAGTGCTGcagcaatgtccggatgtgccttGTCTCCATAAACAGTTTTGTGTATActtagtgactgttcgtagtagCTAATTGCTTTCGTTTGGTCACCGAGGTCACTCCAGGATAAACCAAGGTTGATAAGCAAGCCAGCGACGTCTTGATgagccgtgttgtctccatagatagttttcttcATCGTTAATGACTGTTGGAAGTAGCTTATTGCTTTCTTAAAGTCACCTAGTTTAATCCAAGATGCTCCCAAGCCTTGAAGTGCCGCAGCGATGCCCTGGTGGGCCGTGTtctctccatagatagttttcatcATAGTTAGTGACTGTTCGAGGTAGgtaactgtttttttctgatCACCTAGTATAATCCAGGATGACCCCATGTTAAGAAGTGCTGcagcaatgtccggatgtgccgtgttgtctccatagatagttttcaaCATTGTCAGTGACTGTTGGTAGTAGCTAATTCTTTTCACAAAATCCCCTAGATCACCCCAAGATGACCCAAGGTTCATCAGTACACCAGCAATATGTttatgtgccgtgttgtctccgtAGATAGTTTTCATCATTGTTAGTGATTTTTCGAAGCAGTTAATCGCTTTCTTCTGATCGCCGAGTTTCATCCAAGATGATCCAAGGTTAAGAAGTAACCTAGCAAGGTCCGGATGTGCTATACTGTCCCGATAAATAGTTTTCATCATCTTTAGTGACCGTTCATAGTAGCTAATTGCTTTTTTGTGCTCACCGAAGTCACTCCAAGATATTCCCAGGTTTTGGAGTGATTGCGCAATGTCCGAATGAGCCGTAGTTTCTCCATAGATACTGTGACGTAACTTCAGCGATTGTTCGAAATAGAATTTTGCTTTAGAAATATCACTGTGACGTAACCAATGGTTTCCTATTTCATCAAGCATTTTCGATTGTTTGACAGCATCGCTACCTGCATCTGTTAATGCTGCTTCCAAGTAACTTATGGATATGTTTGACAACAAAAGATTATTTGCTATAAAGCCCAAACACTCATTGGAAGTGTCAAAGATTGTAGTTTTCAAAACCTGACTTGATTTGACATGTGCAGAATCTTGAACCATGGCTGCTATACATCTCTTTAAAGGAATAGCTCTGCAATAGTATCTAAAGAGAACTTTGGTGTCTGGAATATAAAATACTGATCTCAGCATAGAGTCAAACACCTCTTGAGTTTCTGCTTGAGCTTTCATTTCTGCAAGTGGAGACAGACTGTCCTTTTGTCCTCCGTTGGCCACATATGTTCTCAGCCGGAGCTCTGCTGAGATACTGGTCAGCACGGCAAGGTGGGTGCCATTCTCCTCTTCGATGTTTTCCATCTCCTTCATCTTCTCAATCACATCCCACGCGCTAGAGAGGGTAACGCGACACCACAGAGCTAGTAGCTCGATAGCTATTCCTGGAAAACGGTAAATGTCTTTCTTGACATTCAGTAGCTGCCCAGTGGGTTCATAGTTGGAAAACTGGTCTCTGTTTTCTGATATGATTTGTAGAAAAGAGAGACGGGACTGGAAATGGGACAGACGATCATCAGTGATGACCTCTAAGAGCTTTTTAACATACTCGTTCACCAGCGCCTCATCCCCCGCCAAGAAAACAGAACGCCTGAGGATGTCTGACAGGTGATACCCTTCGGACACAGAAATGTCCAGATGCTGAAACTTGGCCATATTGGCAGGGGTCTGAATGAGGCTGACCGGAGGTTTGCTCTTAGTCTTTTCTCTTCCAAAAGGAGTCTTACTTGCCCATGGCATGAAGCCGTCGAAGGCAAATCCACGAGGCGTGACCGAGTCAAAGAACCAATCTTTCTCTGGATATTCTGATTGGAAATCGTTCAGTGACGGGATGgccatggctgggaggatggtCTCTCCGAGGTTGATGACTTTCAGGTGTAGGTAGTGTGTGAGGTTGATAAAGTACCGCCGTGTGTCGTCATTGTCCTTCCCTtcctcaatcagaatggcgaactccaggtcagAGTAAGGTGTGACCAGTTCTGTTGCCTGTGAGCCTAACCCGATGAAAGCGTACTTACATGGTGGAGGACCAAGCGTTTCAATGCATTCTTTCACAAGGTCCTGGATAAAACTTTGTCTATTTTTGGCGATAGTTTTGAATAATGCTTTGACAGCTTCCGCTCGTTCGGCCTCGACTGTTTTCATCTTTGGCTCATCCTCGTCATATTGGTATGGATTGTGTTGCTGATCAATGGCTTCTAGTTGTGACTTCGCACGGGAACGACTGTCCCCCAATCTCTTCTTATGACGTACTGCTTGATCAGAAGGAATGGACTTACTGTTCGCATTTGCTGTGTACTGGAGAAGCCATTTCTCTGTCTCCTGCAGTCGTTTCGTGACACAGTCTTTGATTTTGTCTGTTCTAGCCATGGCGGCGTTGTACAGAGCTGCTGCCTGTGTGAATTTCTTACcttcttttgttcttttacctAGCCGGACGTAGACGTCACCAAGTCTGCACAGACATTCGGCCTCTCTACATCGATCGGGTTTGTTCGGATCTGCAAGGACAACAAAAGTAAGGTTGCTGTAAAAAGAGTTAATCAACAATACCTTCGTAAGGAAATATTATGAATAAATGTTACTATGAAAATCAcctcatttatatatatattgcatgGCTTTACATACTCATTTCTGCATAACTGTCAATTGCCACATAGCTATCAAGATGAAACCGCAATTAGTTACCAATTGAGTTCGTGGTGGCTTCAAAGTTTCCTCATTTTAGATATACAAAGTTTATGTGGATTGTTATGTTTTCTTACTAACATCACATtgaaaaatcattctttatatTAGAGACCTATTGTACCATTCTCCACTAATCAcgcaaggaaaaaaaaatgtctgatgATGTTCACCTAGTGCCTTTATCTCACCTGCATGCGTCATTGGTATGAATATTACATCATTAAccactaaaggtggtatctcactgcacttgcgtcacgcttgcgtcactgtggggttcattcactgcgtcactgttttgctattttctccgattttttaaaaataatctagatattgcgtaaaagCATGACtcagaagacgacaaaatacacaaaaagttctttatgtctgaaattcgttcagtatctttcgaaccctgcagtgacgcaagcgtgacgcaagtgcggtgagatgccaccttaagGTACTatatcattttctcattaagtatgcaaatagaaaaaaatcaattatccaTTTTGGGCTATCTCAAACtatgttacataatgtaatacatatCAACGTCCTCGATATTCATCACGCAAATCAAGCATGATTTACATACAAGTAGGGTTGCCTTCAACCAagttatctaaaaaaaatcatgaaaaatttaTCCATCAATTTTAATTATCCTGTTTTACATTTGCCAACTGAAACGCTctgcagtttaaaaaaagcAGCTAGAGGACTCAAACCTTCGTCAATTCATTACGAGCGGAAGAGCTATATGTATATACCCTTACAAAAGCATATGACCTTAGCAAGTCCAGAACACGCAGTGCAAATGATGTGTCAAAACtagaagtcctgctgcagtaccatagaaaatCACTAAGGGCTCGCTCAATAATCTAATTTGTCTtaatagtttaactgtaattcaacacaaaataattctcacctcgaattttcggtcgaacatccgtcgaccttcgtcaggagtgattcaattactctgagcatgTGACCTAGGGGCACGTGACTCGAGTAAAGAATCATAGATGACTCCTGACAAAGGCCGAAGAatgtgcgaccgaaaattcgaggtgagaattcTTTTGTGTTGAacagttaaaaacttcaatatggattataccaacacagatgagctttcatgctaatctaattctttttttatttatcagcACCTAACAAGCAAGAACAAAAAAAGATCCGTTTAACTTTTTGTTATATGTtcacaaacagaaacacacacacaaatatacatcCCTTACGAAGGTAACAAATACCGTGAATGATTTTCAAAGCGGCCGCAAACTTCTGCTCTGCTAAGTCCAAGTTCCCATCAGTCAGTGCGCGGTCTCCTGTAGTCAGGTGCTCCTCGTATGTCCTGAATGgaaattatgaaatattttaGAGGTATTTGTTTATCTCTTGTCCCTGAAGTGAAATTACACCCTTTGTTTAGATCTCAATTACGGAACTATTGGTAATATCCGAATAATGGGtcaacacatttatgtctaccaAAATAACTATTCTCATGTGACCTTAACTTCAGCTAttaatgttttgtgttttgaaatTTCTACATACAAGACTTCATTCGCATACGGGATTAGAAATATCGATAATCCATTGATAATCCATTTAATCTACAATAGTATAGGACCATCATGACATCAACTATTTACAAGGTCACGAAAACGGGTACTCTTCAAAATGACccatgtttatttggcgaagatttGTGGTgatcgtggaactctagttacatgtataaatagACGATCCACAGGAAAAAAGCAACTACCGACCGATATCTCTTCTCCCCGCCCTGTCGAAGGTACTTGAaaaaattgtttacaaacacTTATACAATCATCTCACAAGCAGTAATCTGCTGTATCGTTACCAATCAGGATTTATTAAGGGTGATTCTACAGTTTGTCAGCTGGCCCACCTTACACAAACTATTTTAAATGCTTTAGAGTCTGGATACGATGTGCAAACAGTCTTTCTTGACTTTTCCCGTGCCTTCGACAGGGTGTGGCATGCTGGACTAATTTTCAAACTCCAATGTAATGGTGTCGAAGGGCCACTCATCAATTGGATATCGAGTTATCTTAGCAAAAGATCACAACGTGTTGTCAAAGATGGTCAGTCTTCATCCTGGCTCAATACCAATGCAGGCGTTCCACAGGGCTCTATTTTAGGCCCACTGTTCTTTCTCATATacggctcgttctcatttaaatgtcgaaatgctgtcgcctgactttacgccttgatatagagccaattatagacaacatcactggtttcttcatttttccacaacccctgtaatgttttacaaaagatgcacaacaacattcgtattggttgatggcttaaaagattattatagccacgggtgggatttcacaccttaaaaaatggctgtcgcctgagaagaaacgaagaattcaaatagtagccaaaaatttaacaattcagttcccagaatgattgttcggcaggtgaaaccagctacccaggccctctgcccgatgacgtcagatcgctcctgtcactgatcttggaggctgtgtgaggtgttttatgcctgtcgccagattctgtaacaaacgttaccaccactagtacgatggttgccacggttatattatgcacttataagactagaaatggccgtttttgtgacgctgtacagtttttctggctttcttaagaaacaagaaagggttgttgactgtcatttgtatcccactttgcttacaaaatgttgtacagaaatgactgtaacaaacgttaccattgttcgatgctgtctagcctgtgtttacacaagctctctcgccggctgggcttaatgaccccctcccccgaGGATGgcgggtggcggcaattgtagggccggccgctaggggcttgattttagtcaggctagatgCTGTctaggctttctatttgacctggtgtaaaaaggCTGGCCACTTTTCAAATATCACTAGGGACattcacttatacctaaatggtgtagtcaataaggtaagtcctttcgaagaaaacagggtaaagtctactgttgtaacaaacgttaccggtaacgtttgttacctgtcctgttatgcattaccaatgggaccgaaaataattagttgccattttttggctatggttaaaagaggaattttcccaaacaaccaagtagttttcagtgaaaataaagccgatctatttttcgaccaaaaaaatgccattttcgacatttcaatgagaacgagtgatacATCAATGATATTGTAAATGATCTCGTTTCGCAACCCTACCTCTTCGCCGACGACAGTTCTCTTCTTGAGATAGTCAAGAACCCTTTTGATTCTGAGGCGATCCTAAACTCTGACCTGTCTAAAATTCACTCATGGGCCTGTCAGTGGCTCATGGAGTTGAACCCACAGAAAACTGAAGAAATGTGTATTTCTGTCAGAAGACATCCCATTGTTCACCCACCTCTTTATCTCGACAATTGTGTGATCCAATCTGTTATCACCCACAAACATATCGGAGTGATTCTAAGTTCAAATATGTCTTGGGATGCGCATGtcaatcatattgtttccaaaGTTTCAAAAAGTGTTGCTCTCTTTAGTGGTCTGAAATTTAGGCTCCCCCGCAATGTCCTGGAAACGTTATATAAATCATACATCCGTCCATGTCTCGAATACGCTGACGTCATTTGGCACGGCACAACAAGTGAGCAATCAAAACTTATTGAACGTATCCAATATCACTGCTCAATTGTCGTGACAGGTGCCATAAGGGGGTCGTCTTATTTGTCATGTCGTCAGGAGCTGGGTTGGGAAACGTTGTCTGATAGAAGACATGTCCATCGTCTCTGCTTGCTCTTCAAGATTGTTAACGGTTTAACTCGTGATTATCTAGTAGAATTTGTCCCTCCAACTATTTCGTCTGAATGTACATACGATCTACGCAACAAGCTAAACCTAAGGTCTACCAATCTCTCGACAAACCGCTCTCTAAAGTCTTTCTATCCATACTCTATATCACACTGGAACAACCTCGACTCCTCAACCCGCTCCTTAAACTTTTGCCAGTTTAAAACCTTTATTTTCAAACAGTTCCGCCCCGCTAAATGTAAATATCTTAGTCATGGCCCCCGCTATCCCTGTCTTCTGCTGACTCGTCTTCGGatcggcacctgcagcttgaacTCCAGTCTCTTATCCCGAGGCCTACGTAACAGCCCAGCATGTAGCTGCGGGTGCCGGTCCGAAACAGTCGCCCATTACCTACTTCACTGCCCAAATTACAACAACCAAAGGTCACTTCTCCTCGGCAAACTTTCCCGGCTTTTAGGACAGTCATTTAACTTATTTACACATTCTGAAAATATGcatatttctttattacttaATGGAAGTCCTCCTTTTTCATATTCCTTAAATTCCAAAATTCTTATTTTAACCCAAAATTTTATTACAACATCTAAACGTTTCATATCTTGATCTATACTTTTTAGTTCTATGCAAAATCTGACCTTTTGTTATTGGGGAAGGGGATCCGGCATGCGCTCTTATCAACTTTTGTTACACATCATTTAATTTTCACTTGATGTTAGTATTATTTATATCTaccttaattttgtatttcgctAAGTTAAGTTATGTCAatgtctttgtatatatgtatagtggtggcgtgaatataagttcccaacttgagtgcgccaccactatgtctgtcttttatgtcttttttgtctgaataaaaaaaaatagacaagtGAAAAAACATAGAGCACTAACCTGTAGTCTGGAACGTGTTTGGGTGTTTGGCTTGAGATGTAGTTACTCGGTAACCTAGTAGGAGAGAGACAGTAGTTTTCATTACGTAATTGTAACCGAACGTACAAAAAGCCTGGCAGATAAGTGCAATAAAAATATTCCAGCATAGGGTTTCCATTCTTGAATTTACACTTTTAAACAAGTTGTGTGGTGTATTCTACCATGAGAAAAACTGTAACGTATACGTAGGATATCTTGACCTGGCAAATTGCTAGTTGTTACAAGTTCAAAAACGGATAATATCGTTGTGTGTCTGTAAAGTCGTGTATAGATGAAAAGAGAATTGTGGTGAAACATGTTGAGTTTTCAGAGAGCTAGTGGTAGTGCACGCAATGCGGCTTCGCTCCGGCTCGCGTTTTGaaggagaaagaaacaaagcaaaggAGGGAGAGGGAAAACAGTAATTCGCTATTTGGGCGTGAAGTAAATATTACCACTGCTTTGCTTAGCGTGATATGAACTGCCGGCCCTTTGTGTCACCGATCACGTTCGCGTTTAGGGATGTAACTGATACACGGGGCCACCGGCTCACGAAATAACCAAGTTGGGGGTACACAcactacacagacacacacaaacagacgcaCACTCGCACACCGTGCATACATACATCATGACACATATAAACAAAAATGAGACACAGAAAAATATCAGaagcacacatacacaaggGTACTCTCAATAATCACACACAATATCTCAAACAGTAAAATACTTCACTACTTGACTATTTGGGCGTGAAACAAATACTAGCTATTGCTTTGCTTACATGAACTGCTGGCCCTTTGTGTCACCGATGACGTCAGTGGTTGGTGATCTAACCGAAAAGTCCCGGGAACGGTAGTAGCTTTGTTGTTGTAAACGTAAACGCACGTTCATTGGATCCTACAGTAACATGAATTAGAATAAAAAGgtaatttttaaacaaaatctCGTCATAGTTGATAAATCATATTGTAAGAAGCTCATTGTTTAATTCAGAAAACGTTTGAATGCAATTTattctacccccctcccccagtttCTATAGCGTTTCCTACTAAAAGCCATATTTGAATACAGAAGGATAAATAACTATACCTTATTTCTCGATCTGTTCATTTCTTGTCTGACTCTTGCCGTGTACAGTAAGCGGTGAATAAGTACCACTGTACCCTGGAACTGCTCACACCGTGCTAGTGCAGTGTTGTACAGAGCACTGGCCTTTGTCAAACATGGCGTCTGTcttgtttctgttcctcttttcaggtacacgtcaccgataCTCTTAATGGCTTCCACCTCTAATATGTCGTCATCGTTTACGATTCCTTCTATCATTAACTTAGTATATTCCATCATCAAAGAGTCATTATCACAGTAAGTATTCAACCTTCGATCCAGTTGTAGAAACTTCTCAGCCATTTTGGCGGGCGAAAAGATTTCTCGTAGTCGGGATGGGCGTCATATTCACACGAAGTGTCCTCTTTTCCCTACNNNNNNNNNNNNNNNNNNNNNNNNNNNNNNNNNNNNNNNNNNNNNNNNNNNNNNNNNNNNNNNNNNNNNNNNNNNNNNNNNNNNNNNNNNNNNNNNNNNNCAGGCTTTTCAGCACTTCCACTTCCACACACCTGTCCATGTTCGCCATGGCGTCCAGCAGGACACGGAGGTAGTCTGTCTCGGTACGCACTAGTCCGAGTCTCCTGGCCTTAGCGTCCACCACGTGAAGCTTCTCGCAGATCCGCAACATTTTGGTACTGACTGTACGATTCTGTAACGAAGACCTTAGATCATCCACACATTGGAATGTAGCCAgtaaacaatgtttaatttCGACACTGCTTCCCTCCCATCCTCTGTAGTTCTTTTGTCCTATGCAACCACTTCCGGGTTCAAGGTTTTTCGTAGACGTAATCCAGAATGTTGCACGCTTGATTGGCTTAGATGCATGCGATATACGTAATTTTGGTACACAGGCCCAGGACAGCCCAGCTACATCCTTGTATAAGCCGCAATGTGCAAAAGTTGGTTTCAATGTAGACCATCTACCTTGCAattacaaaaatatgatgaacTAATTCTGTCAATCTATCTATACGGCTGTGAAACATGGACACTAACTGCGGAGTTACAGAAAAGAATTCTCGCAATGGAAACAAGATGCTACAGGAAAATCCTGGGCATTACATACTTGGACCGTGTCACCAACGAGGAAGTCATCAACAAAATAACACATACCATTGGGCCACATGACAACCTCCTAACAACTGTGGTGAAACGAAAGCTGAGATGGTTTGGACATGTGGCAAGATCCTCAGGTCTCGCAAAGACAGTTTTACAAGGGACAGTCCCTGGTAGCCGGaagagaggaagacagaagaaaagatGGGAGGATAACATACGAGAGTGGACTGGCTTAAGCCTAGCGGAAGTAATGCGTGTGGCAGAGGACAGAACTAGATGGAGGAGTGTGGTTCAACGAATTcacatggtgccccaacgacccaccagaaggtcaagggataggtgaggtgaggtgagatgaactagagttcggcgacctcatacctccatgaaatatttagagcttttgtaaattttatgcaaatgacttgcaaatTTCCATGATTTATGCacggtgatgttcatcattgactaacatacacatgtcacaagtataaagttCCCAGCATTTATCAttaagcgtttttgcaatttttgcatatattatgcaaatcagttcctcattagcaaATTTGGTATCTACTTATGTTctatctatcataatttacatgtgttacatttattgaagtccagttattgaaaacaatggaattatgcaatttccacattaattacgcagattaagtcctcatttgcataacatgtatatcattatgaacatctttacctaagctacccgcatgcctaaaatgatgtcaatccgtcattcctttctgcagttgtcctctttggaatgtcttgacaaaaatgcccctgcagttccaaaaataaacgttaggggctgaaacttgccccactttgtcatgacgctgaaagctatctaccacgaaaatgtcaagaccatatcatgttcgggacaagagatacattgaaaaaactgctattatagattattctcattaattatgcaaatttactcctattttgcataattagtattttattttgcacaacattgtttaaggtacctacataccaaaaatcatgaaaattcgttgttcccttcgtGAGTTATACACTTCAGaatttcttgacaaaaatgcccctgctagctcaaaactagtcgctagggggcccaaacttatgtcacttattcctaagcacaagagctacctaatacacaaaattcgtgaccatagcttttTCAGAgcatgagatagcaaaaccggaagttgcgctgcagtaccaagggaagccgctaggggcccaaattctaatcatttttagctttcatcacaccccaccaacacactaagtatgaaaccaatccatccagccattcttgagttatcttgtacacagacaggcagacagacagacagacagacaaacgctagtgaaactagagttccaagaacacataccttcgccaaataaataGGGATTATGGAGTGGttctgtttatttattgtatATGAATTGTGTTGATTATTTTTATTATACAGTTTATACATTTTTCAATTCGATGCAAATGTTATGTAAAATAGATATACCCCACATagccaccaaatatcatgcaaaaccatcTACAGCTTCTCGTTGtccgcaaacacacacacactcagcccgctgcagtaccgacggaaaATACTGGgtgaaccattttcgaacttcgAACTTGTTTTCACAACCGATACTCAAATACCAagtatcataaagatccatcaatcggttctccagttatactgttgacctacataatgaCTCACCTAACACTACGGCATAACCGAAATATATTTTCTTGGTGAGGGTAATAACAAGGCCACAGAATTAACGAAGCACCACGCTTTCACTTGTCCATGACACGTAAGGATCACCGAAATAAAGGGGAAAACACCCCTTCACATCAAAATGGTGAAACACCTTCCAATCATACACTTCTGCTGAAAGAGATTGTtcgcaaacaaacaaagaacatggCACCCCACAAACTAATAAACAACGtgtcagcaaaaataacatctatgttttgctaTCAGAACCCGATCATCAGCTATACACATCTGCTGCACAGGTGGCGGTCAGGAGAAGTGCTGAGTGTCCATGAAAAGAGGTCGATTTCCGGAATTACACATATTCCTTAATAATCGTGTAGGTAAAGCCCAGAttttcatacaatacatttcaggattttaatcatcacCTAAGGTATGTTGATACTAGACATAATGGAAATCCACCAATCCCtgcttgacttattctcttccaaagataacagcaaaatcgcccactgcagttcaaaacaagccgtcagggggcccaaacttacacgacttactccctgcccaaagacgtatccactactaacaaatcatgaacctggcacttgagGAAAATGTTACCACCAACTTTGAACTTCCGCTGCAGTACGATAActcgccgctaggaggcccattatcgaacgtggttagcaagcgaaagtagtgagccagcggtcactacggaggatgatactcaggctagacCTCTAGgtggttggggggacaaggtaaatccaatcAATGACCAGGGAATGAGCGAGAtggacagggggtgttttttaaatttacttttagactttgctGATAATACCAAtgctttttttagcggaagtgtttttgcactgatccACATGACATAAGACTATTACTGGGACAATCCATTCTTACACATAGGgggcatttttttcaggttttggTCAGGGGTGacgattccgaattccatttgttgaacgGAAGTTGACCCACACCTAAAGACTGTAcctgaggaggattcggcagccaatccgCAAGCCTGGGCATGGTGTTATCtgaaagagtccattcatgcagggggggggggggggactttttCAATTCAAGTCAATTTTGGACTAGGTTGcttattata
Proteins encoded in this window:
- the LOC118421593 gene encoding uncharacterized protein LOC118421593, with amino-acid sequence MAEKFLQLDRRLNTYCDNDSLMMEYTKLMIEGIVNDDDILEVEAIKSIGDVYLKRGTETRQTPCLTKASALYNTALARCEQFQGTVVLIHRLLYTARVRQEMNRSRNKDPMNVRLRLQQQSYYRSRDFSVRSPTTDVIGDTKGQQFMLPSNYISSQTPKHVPDYRTYEEHLTTGDRALTDGNLDLAEQKFAAALKIIHDPNKPDRCREAECLCRLGDVYVRLGKRTKEGKKFTQAAALYNAAMARTDKIKDCVTKRLQETEKWLLQYTANANSKSIPSDQAVRHKKRLGDSRSRAKSQLEAIDQQHNPYQYDEDEPKMKTVEAERAEAVKALFKTIAKNRQSFIQDLVKECIETLGPPPCKYAFIGLGSQATELVTPYSDLEFAILIEEGKDNDDTRRYFINLTHYLHLKVINLGETILPAMAIPSLNDFQSEYPEKDWFFDSVTPRGFAFDGFMPWASKTPFGREKTKSKPPVSLIQTPANMAKFQHLDISVSEGYHLSDILRRSVFLAGDEALVNEYVKKLLEVITDDRLSHFQSRLSFLQIISENRDQFSNYEPTGQLLNVKKDIYRFPGIAIELLALWCRVTLSSAWDVIEKMKEMENIEEENGTHLAVLTSISAELRLRTYVANGGQKDSLSPLAEMKAQAETQEVFDSMLRSVFYIPDTKVLFRYYCRAIPLKRCIAAMVQDSAHVKSSQVLKTTIFDTSNECLGFIANNLLLSNISISYLEAALTDAGSDAVKQSKMLDEIGNHWLRHSDISKAKFYFEQSLKLRHSIYGETTAHSDIAQSLQNLGISWSDFGEHKKAISYYERSLKMMKTIYRDSIAHPDLARLLLNLGSSWMKLGDQKKAINCFEKSLTMMKTIYGDNTAHKHIAGVLMNLGSSWGDLGDFVKRISYYQQSLTMLKTIYGDNTAHPDIAAALLNMGSSWIILGDQKKTVTYLEQSLTMMKTIYGENTAHQGIAAALQGLGASWIKLGDFKKAISYFQQSLTMKKTIYGDNTAHQDVAGLLINLGLSWSDLGDQTKAISYYEQSLSIHKTVYGDKAHPDIAAALLNMGLSLHKLGEQIKAISYFEQSLKMAKTIYGDNTAHSSIAAALHNIGLSWTALGVYFKAVPYYEESLMMEKALHGDNTAHPDIAQSLHNLGICWRELGCQERAISYYEQAYTMRKTFYGENLAHPEIAQSLHHLGFSWSKFGDHKKAISYFLQSLRMKKAIYGDIASNPDNDHLLTNLGISLGHQLADPEIANSDIEQIIAIL